A window of the Sabethes cyaneus chromosome 1, idSabCyanKW18_F2, whole genome shotgun sequence genome harbors these coding sequences:
- the LOC128745767 gene encoding protein UXT, protein MAPAINERLAPSNIESFVNDCLREDLKVYEQQLIRLNNEIMEYIQLKNVIENLPDTGETLKTQVNIGANFFMKAKAERVEKLLVDVGLRCYMEFSPEEALRFVDMKVKILTKQANTIRDKSVEIKANIKLALLVIGDTNKLH, encoded by the coding sequence ATGGCACCGGCAATAAACGAACGACTTGCTCCTAGCAACATTGAAAGCTTTGTAAACGATTGCCTTCGTGAAGATTTAAAAGTGTACGAGCAACAGCTGATTCGACTAAACAATGAGATAATGGAATACATACAGTTAAAAAACGTGATTGAAAATCTGCCCGATACAGGAGAAACACTGAAAACTCAGGTCAATATCGGGgcaaacttttttatgaaagcaAAAGCGGAACGCGTGGAAAAATTGCTGGTTGATGTTGGATTGCGATGCTATATGGAATTCAGTCCAGAAGAAGCGTTGAGGTTTGTTGACATGAAGGTCAAAATTCTTACAAAGCAAGCAAACACTATCAGGGATAAAAGCGTGGAAATAAAGGCAAACATTAAGCTAGCTTTGCTGGTAATCGGCGATACGAATAAACTTCATTAA